From one Mycobacterium colombiense CECT 3035 genomic stretch:
- a CDS encoding DUF6065 family protein, whose product MSEKSSGQSRPLIGYVTHEIAPPISPAPIGREWMSEIRQGWPHRCLPMLIANQSGWEVRNRSAFTATWMGGNDRTNLMIAPDTRESGQFLPSSHFGYGILTWHLPILFRTPPGYNLLARGPANYPKDAISPLEGIVETDWSSSSFSMNWKFTREFMPVRFEVGEPICMIVPQRRAELEEFAPELRPIESDEELHRKHEHFLGSRGALGREQEAAGGAGSEKVPWQGDYTRGRHSDGEPGAEDHQTRRHLRSFVQSENTD is encoded by the coding sequence ATGAGTGAGAAATCCAGCGGGCAGTCCCGCCCGCTGATCGGGTACGTCACCCACGAGATCGCGCCCCCGATCAGCCCCGCGCCGATCGGCCGGGAGTGGATGTCGGAGATACGGCAGGGGTGGCCGCACCGGTGCCTGCCGATGCTGATCGCCAACCAGAGCGGCTGGGAGGTGCGCAACCGCAGCGCGTTCACCGCGACGTGGATGGGCGGCAACGACCGCACGAACCTGATGATCGCCCCCGACACCCGCGAAAGCGGCCAATTCCTGCCCTCCAGCCACTTCGGCTATGGCATCTTGACCTGGCATCTGCCGATCCTGTTTCGCACCCCGCCGGGCTACAACCTGCTGGCCCGGGGGCCGGCCAACTATCCGAAGGACGCCATCTCGCCGCTGGAAGGCATCGTCGAAACCGATTGGTCCAGCTCGAGTTTCAGCATGAACTGGAAGTTCACCCGCGAATTCATGCCGGTGCGGTTCGAGGTCGGCGAGCCGATCTGCATGATCGTGCCGCAGCGCCGGGCCGAGCTGGAGGAGTTCGCCCCCGAGCTTCGGCCCATCGAATCCGACGAGGAACTGCACCGCAAGCACGAGCACTTCCTCGGTTCACGCGGCGCACTGGGCCGCGAGCAGGAAGCCGCGGGCGGCGCCGGGAGCGAGAAGGTGCCCTGGCAGGGCGATTACACGCGGGGCCGGCACAGCGACGGCGAGCCCGGCGCGGAAGACCACCAGACCCGCCGTCATCTCCGGTCGTTCGTCCAGTCCGAGAACACGGACTAG
- the treZ gene encoding malto-oligosyltrehalose trehalohydrolase, which translates to MTEFRVWAPKPAQVRLDVDGRAHAMTRSDDGWWHASVDTAPDARYGYLLDDDPTVLPDPRSPRQPEGVHARSQLWDPAAATWTDTGWAGRAVEGAVIYELHLGTFTEAGTFDAAIEKLDYLVDLGVDFVELMPVNSFAGTHGWGYDGVLWYSVHEPYGGPDGLVRFVDACHAKGLGVLIDAVFNHLGPSGNYLPRYGPYLSSASNPWGEGINIADADSDEVRRYIIGCALRWMRDFHADGLRLDAVHALVDTTAIHILEELATETDWLAQQLGRPLSLIAESDMNDPRLITPRDRGGYGLTGQWADDIHHAIHTAVSGERQGYYGDFGSLATLAHTLRQGFFHAATYSSFRRRRHGRPLDTSESSGIPATRLVAYTSTHDQVGNRALGDRPSQNLTGGQLAIKAALALGSPYTAMLFMGEEYGASTPFQFFSSHPEPELARATAEGRKAEFAEHGWDADEIPDPQDPQTFARSKLAWAEVDTGEHVRLLRLYRDLIALRRNHPDMADPWLEHVAVDYDERQRWISVSRGRLRIVCNLGAEQVRVPVSGDVVLAWDEPAADADGTVLQGHSFAILSV; encoded by the coding sequence ATGACTGAATTCCGGGTCTGGGCGCCCAAACCCGCGCAGGTTCGCCTCGACGTCGACGGCCGGGCGCACGCCATGACACGCTCCGATGACGGTTGGTGGCATGCGAGCGTCGACACCGCGCCGGACGCCCGGTACGGCTACCTGCTCGACGACGACCCCACCGTGCTGCCCGACCCGCGCTCACCGCGGCAGCCCGAGGGGGTGCATGCCCGCTCGCAGCTGTGGGATCCGGCCGCCGCGACGTGGACCGACACCGGGTGGGCCGGCCGCGCGGTCGAGGGCGCGGTGATCTACGAGCTGCACCTGGGCACCTTCACCGAGGCCGGCACCTTCGACGCCGCCATCGAGAAGCTGGACTACCTGGTCGATCTGGGCGTGGACTTCGTCGAGCTGATGCCGGTGAATTCCTTTGCCGGCACTCATGGTTGGGGGTACGACGGCGTGCTGTGGTACAGCGTGCACGAACCCTACGGCGGCCCCGACGGGCTGGTGCGCTTCGTCGACGCCTGCCACGCCAAGGGCCTGGGCGTGCTGATCGACGCGGTCTTCAACCACCTCGGCCCGTCGGGCAACTACCTGCCGCGATACGGCCCCTACCTGTCGTCGGCGAGCAACCCGTGGGGCGAGGGCATCAACATCGCCGACGCGGATTCCGACGAGGTGCGCCGCTACATCATCGGGTGCGCGCTGCGCTGGATGCGCGATTTTCACGCCGACGGACTGCGACTCGATGCGGTCCACGCGCTGGTGGACACCACCGCGATCCATATCCTCGAAGAGCTTGCAACCGAAACAGATTGGCTGGCACAGCAATTGGGGCGCCCGCTGTCGCTGATCGCCGAGAGCGACATGAACGACCCGCGGCTGATCACCCCGCGCGATCGTGGCGGCTACGGCCTGACCGGGCAGTGGGCCGACGACATTCATCACGCCATCCACACCGCGGTGTCCGGCGAGCGGCAGGGCTACTACGGCGACTTCGGCAGCCTGGCCACCCTGGCGCACACGCTGCGCCAGGGCTTCTTCCACGCCGCCACCTATTCGTCGTTCCGCCGTCGCCGCCATGGGCGGCCGCTGGACACCAGCGAGAGCTCCGGCATCCCGGCCACCCGGCTGGTCGCCTACACCAGCACGCACGATCAGGTCGGCAATCGCGCCCTGGGAGACCGCCCCTCGCAGAACCTGACCGGCGGCCAGCTGGCCATCAAGGCCGCGCTCGCGCTCGGATCTCCCTACACCGCCATGCTTTTCATGGGTGAGGAGTACGGGGCCTCGACCCCGTTCCAGTTCTTCAGCTCGCACCCCGAACCGGAGCTGGCGCGGGCCACGGCCGAAGGACGCAAGGCCGAGTTCGCCGAGCACGGCTGGGACGCCGACGAGATCCCCGACCCGCAGGATCCCCAGACCTTCGCGCGTTCCAAACTGGCCTGGGCCGAGGTCGACACCGGCGAGCATGTCCGGCTGCTCCGCCTGTACCGCGACCTGATCGCCTTGCGGCGCAACCACCCCGACATGGCCGATCCCTGGCTGGAGCACGTCGCGGTCGACTACGACGAGAGGCAACGCTGGATCAGCGTCTCCCGTGGCCGGTTGCGCATCGTGTGCAATCTCGGCGCCGAGCAGGTGCGGGTTCCGGTCAGCGGCGACGTGGTGCTGGCCTGGGACGAGCCGGCCGCCGACGCCGACGGCACTGTGCTCCAAGGCCATTCGTTCGCCATTCTGTCGGTCTGA
- a CDS encoding nitroreductase family deazaflavin-dependent oxidoreductase: MPLEGEYLPSPLDWSREQADTYAESGGAEAADMKGKPIILLTTVGAKTGKLRKTPLMRVEHDGQYAVVASLGGAPKNPVWYHNIKKNPRVELQDGPVTRDYEAREVFGDEKAIWWERAVEAWPDYAEYQTKTDRQIPVFVLTPVG, from the coding sequence ATGCCGCTAGAAGGGGAGTACTTGCCGAGCCCGTTGGACTGGTCTCGCGAGCAAGCTGACACATACGCCGAGTCGGGGGGAGCCGAGGCCGCCGACATGAAGGGCAAGCCGATCATTCTGCTGACCACGGTCGGCGCCAAGACCGGCAAGCTCCGCAAGACGCCGCTGATGCGGGTCGAACACGATGGCCAGTACGCGGTCGTCGCCTCGCTGGGCGGGGCGCCGAAGAACCCGGTCTGGTACCACAACATCAAGAAGAACCCCCGCGTCGAGCTGCAGGACGGCCCGGTGACCCGCGATTACGAGGCCCGGGAGGTCTTCGGCGACGAGAAGGCCATCTGGTGGGAGCGGGCCGTCGAGGCGTGGCCGGACTACGCCGAGTATCAGACCAAGACCGACCGCCAGATCCCGGTGTTCGTGCTGACCCCGGTCGGCTGA
- a CDS encoding TetR/AcrR family transcriptional regulator, with amino-acid sequence MPGKARDGKVTRATILSAARTLFSTHGFERTTIRAIAAEAGVDPALVMHYFGNKADLFAAVSRLEITFPDLTGVAPERIADILVPFLIRVWDPAGSFLPLLRAAATNRTAADALLEVFVEKVAPALTTVTPDRAAERTAMVGSQVLGIAMARNVVGVPALAAMDDATLTEWLRPVLAHYLTGAAP; translated from the coding sequence ATGCCCGGTAAAGCCCGCGACGGCAAAGTCACCCGCGCGACGATCCTCAGCGCGGCGCGGACCCTGTTCTCCACCCACGGCTTCGAGCGGACCACCATCCGCGCGATCGCGGCCGAGGCCGGCGTCGACCCCGCGCTCGTGATGCACTACTTCGGCAATAAGGCCGACCTGTTCGCCGCGGTCTCGCGGCTCGAGATCACCTTCCCCGACCTCACCGGCGTCGCCCCGGAACGCATCGCCGACATCCTGGTGCCGTTCCTCATCCGGGTGTGGGATCCGGCCGGGTCGTTCCTGCCGCTGCTGCGCGCGGCCGCCACCAACCGGACCGCCGCCGACGCTCTCCTGGAGGTGTTCGTCGAAAAGGTGGCGCCGGCCCTGACCACCGTCACCCCCGACCGCGCCGCCGAGCGGACCGCGATGGTGGGATCGCAGGTGCTGGGAATCGCCATGGCGCGCAACGTCGTTGGGGTGCCCGCGCTGGCCGCTATGGACGACGCGACGCTGACCGAATGGCTGCGCCCGGTGCTGGCCCACTACCTCACCGGGGCGGCGCCGTGA
- a CDS encoding helix-turn-helix domain-containing protein, giving the protein MAPSLTIGEVARQTGVAATALRYYEQIGLVPQPARLGGQRRYDDSILARLEVIALCKAAGFSLEEIQLLFADDAPGRPASRALAEAKLAEIDAQMDSLARARAVIEWGMRCTCPSIDACTCGIHPPHAGKEPT; this is encoded by the coding sequence ATGGCGCCGAGCCTGACGATCGGGGAGGTGGCGCGCCAGACCGGGGTCGCCGCGACGGCGCTGCGGTATTACGAGCAGATCGGGCTGGTGCCGCAGCCGGCGCGGCTGGGCGGTCAGCGCCGCTACGACGACTCGATCCTGGCCCGCCTCGAGGTGATCGCGCTGTGCAAGGCCGCCGGGTTCTCGCTGGAAGAGATCCAGCTGTTGTTCGCCGACGACGCTCCCGGGCGGCCGGCCAGCCGCGCGCTGGCCGAGGCGAAACTCGCCGAGATCGACGCCCAGATGGACTCGCTGGCGCGCGCCCGCGCCGTCATCGAGTGGGGGATGCGCTGCACGTGCCCCTCAATTGACGCCTGTACCTGCGGCATTCACCCACCCCACGCCGGCAAGGAGCCCACATGA
- a CDS encoding FAD-dependent oxidoreductase has translation MSTTTVRDVDVLVVGAGPTGLTAAGDLARAGRSVTVLERWPAENPTSRAFAVMPRTLEVLDARDAADELLAVGQRGPDVTLFAKARIDLTRLDSAYPFVLVTPQTNVDAALRRYAVAEGADIRRGVEVVALEQDAAAVTVTARPKGDGDPAPLQTWRARYVIGADGAHSTVRTLLGVDFPGKTVLTSLMLADVKLAHGPSRGGLVVGTTGDVLGFLAPYNRHDEDGSWYRALVWDRDHQLPDSAPVDDAEIIDVLARAMRTDFGVIEIGWKSRFHCDERQVARYRHGRVFLAGDAAHVHSPMGGQGMNTGIQDAANLAWKLDAVLGGADDALLDTYQDERHPIGKRVLLQSGMIARGATLHRRPAIWLRNLLAPNLLRIPAVQDFVAGSFAGTTLRYGRRGLVGTRAATIPLVEERLTHLQRGGGFVFIREYGAAPVETPGMLQAQRADRGPAVLVRPDGYIAWAGASAQAPDRITKMAAATAVPAR, from the coding sequence ATGAGTACAACCACTGTTCGCGACGTCGACGTGCTGGTGGTGGGAGCCGGTCCCACCGGCCTGACCGCCGCGGGTGACCTGGCTCGGGCCGGACGGTCGGTGACCGTCCTGGAGCGCTGGCCCGCCGAAAACCCGACCAGCCGCGCGTTCGCCGTCATGCCCCGGACGCTGGAGGTCCTCGACGCGCGGGACGCGGCCGACGAGCTGCTCGCCGTCGGGCAGCGCGGACCGGACGTGACCCTGTTCGCCAAGGCCCGCATCGACCTGACCCGCCTCGATTCGGCCTACCCGTTCGTCCTGGTCACCCCGCAGACCAACGTCGATGCGGCGCTGCGCCGCTACGCGGTGGCCGAAGGGGCCGACATCCGGCGCGGCGTCGAGGTGGTCGCGCTCGAGCAGGACGCCGCCGCCGTCACCGTCACCGCCCGCCCAAAGGGCGACGGCGATCCCGCCCCCCTTCAGACGTGGCGGGCACGGTACGTGATCGGCGCCGACGGCGCGCACAGCACCGTCCGCACGCTGCTGGGCGTCGACTTTCCCGGCAAGACGGTGCTCACCTCGCTCATGCTGGCCGACGTCAAGCTGGCCCACGGCCCGTCGCGCGGCGGGCTGGTAGTGGGCACCACCGGTGACGTGCTGGGGTTCCTGGCCCCGTACAACCGCCACGACGAGGACGGCTCGTGGTACCGGGCCCTGGTCTGGGACCGCGACCACCAGCTGCCCGACAGCGCGCCCGTCGACGACGCCGAGATCATCGACGTCCTGGCCCGCGCCATGCGCACCGACTTCGGCGTGATCGAGATCGGCTGGAAGTCGCGATTCCATTGCGACGAACGGCAAGTCGCGCGGTACCGGCACGGACGGGTGTTCCTGGCCGGCGACGCCGCGCACGTGCACTCACCGATGGGCGGCCAGGGCATGAACACCGGCATCCAGGATGCCGCGAACCTGGCCTGGAAGCTCGACGCGGTGCTCGGCGGCGCCGACGACGCCCTGTTGGACACCTACCAGGACGAACGCCACCCGATCGGCAAGCGGGTGCTGTTGCAGTCCGGGATGATCGCCCGCGGCGCGACGCTGCACCGGCGGCCGGCGATCTGGCTGCGTAACCTGTTGGCTCCCAACCTGCTTCGGATACCCGCGGTGCAGGACTTCGTGGCCGGCAGTTTCGCGGGCACGACGTTGCGGTACGGCCGGCGCGGACTGGTCGGCACCCGTGCCGCCACCATCCCCCTCGTCGAGGAACGGTTGACGCACCTGCAGCGCGGCGGCGGCTTCGTCTTCATCCGCGAATACGGCGCCGCACCGGTCGAGACACCGGGGATGCTGCAGGCCCAGCGCGCCGACCGCGGGCCGGCCGTGCTGGTGCGCCCGGACGGCTACATCGCGTGGGCCGGTGCGTCGGCGCAGGCGCCGGACCGGATCACGAAGATGGCCGCGGCAACCGCCGTACCCGCGCGGTGA
- a CDS encoding VOC family protein, with product MTHQHRIAVQNFSHICIGVSDIEASLAFYTAVLGMDVVFDVELAGAGLDSVTGGAAQQGRMIGGLIGAAMVELLSLGTVPDCPSGPHLGYTNMSFRVDDLDAAYDTVTRHHPGVRADPPVDIGGVRMFFIHDPDGTPIELVELPGDATGTVQLWRPQA from the coding sequence ATGACCCACCAGCACCGGATCGCCGTGCAGAACTTCTCGCACATCTGCATCGGCGTCTCCGACATCGAGGCCTCGCTGGCGTTCTACACCGCGGTGCTGGGCATGGACGTGGTGTTCGACGTCGAACTCGCCGGCGCCGGACTGGATTCGGTCACCGGCGGCGCCGCCCAGCAGGGCCGCATGATCGGCGGGCTGATCGGGGCGGCGATGGTGGAACTGTTGTCGTTGGGCACGGTGCCCGACTGCCCGAGCGGCCCACACCTGGGCTACACCAACATGTCGTTCCGCGTCGACGATCTCGACGCCGCCTACGACACCGTGACGCGCCACCACCCCGGCGTCCGGGCCGACCCGCCCGTCGACATCGGGGGCGTGCGGATGTTCTTCATCCACGACCCCGACGGCACGCCGATCGAGCTGGTGGAACTGCCCGGCGACGCGACGGGCACAGTGCAGCTCTGGCGGCCACAGGCCTGA
- the ilvA gene encoding threonine ammonia-lyase, with product MSAELSQHPSVSPLSAADIDSAAKRIAAVVTPTPLQFSDRLSAITGAQVYLKREDLQIVRSYKLRGAYNLLVQLSDAELAAGVVCSSAGNHAQGFAYACRMLQVHGRVYVPAKTPMQKRDRIRYHGGDFIDLIVGGTTYDLAAEAALADVESTGATLVPPYDDPRTMAGQGTIGVELLDQLDKLGIGEPDLVVVPVGGGGCIAGITTYLAERTDNTSVLGVEPAGAAAMMAALSAGEPVTLDHVDQFVDGAAVRRAGDLTYAALAAAGDMVSITAVDEGAVCTAMLDLYQNEGIIAEPAGALSVTGLLDADIEPGSTVVCLISGGNNDVSRYGEVLERSLVHLGLKHYFLVDFPQEPGALRRFLDTVLGPNDDITLFEYVKRNNRETGEALVGIQLGSSADLDGLLARMRATELHVETLKPGSPAYRYLLL from the coding sequence GTGTCCGCCGAATTGAGCCAGCACCCGAGCGTGTCGCCGTTATCCGCGGCTGACATCGACAGCGCGGCCAAGCGGATCGCCGCGGTGGTCACGCCGACCCCGCTGCAGTTCAGCGACCGGTTGTCGGCGATCACCGGCGCGCAGGTCTACCTCAAGCGCGAGGACCTGCAGATCGTGCGCTCCTACAAGTTGCGTGGCGCGTACAACCTGCTGGTCCAGCTGTCCGACGCGGAACTGGCCGCCGGCGTGGTGTGCTCGTCGGCGGGCAACCACGCGCAGGGCTTCGCCTACGCGTGCCGGATGTTGCAGGTGCACGGCCGCGTCTATGTGCCGGCCAAGACGCCCATGCAGAAGCGCGACCGGATCCGCTACCACGGCGGCGATTTCATCGACCTGATCGTGGGTGGCACCACCTACGACCTCGCTGCCGAGGCGGCGCTGGCCGACGTGGAAAGCACCGGCGCCACCCTGGTGCCGCCCTACGACGACCCGCGCACCATGGCGGGCCAGGGCACGATCGGGGTCGAACTGCTCGACCAGCTGGACAAGCTCGGTATCGGGGAGCCGGACCTGGTGGTCGTCCCGGTGGGCGGCGGCGGCTGCATCGCCGGCATCACGACCTATCTCGCCGAGCGCACCGACAACACCTCGGTGCTGGGCGTCGAGCCGGCCGGTGCCGCGGCGATGATGGCCGCGCTGTCCGCCGGCGAGCCGGTGACGCTGGACCACGTCGACCAGTTCGTCGACGGCGCCGCGGTGCGGCGGGCCGGCGACCTGACCTATGCCGCGCTGGCGGCCGCGGGCGACATGGTGTCGATCACGGCGGTCGACGAGGGAGCGGTGTGCACCGCGATGCTCGACCTCTATCAGAACGAGGGCATCATCGCCGAGCCCGCAGGCGCGCTGTCCGTCACCGGACTGCTGGACGCCGACATCGAGCCCGGATCCACTGTGGTGTGCCTGATTTCGGGCGGCAACAACGACGTGTCGCGCTACGGCGAAGTGCTCGAGCGCTCGCTGGTGCACCTCGGCCTCAAGCACTACTTCCTGGTGGACTTTCCGCAGGAGCCCGGCGCCCTGCGTCGCTTCCTCGACACGGTGCTCGGACCGAACGACGACATCACCCTCTTCGAGTACGTCAAGCGCAACAACCGCGAGACCGGCGAGGCGCTGGTCGGCATCCAGCTGGGATCCTCGGCCGACCTGGACGGCCTGCTGGCCCGGATGCGTGCGACGGAGCTGCACGTCGAAACCCTGAAACCGGGCTCGCCGGCCTACCGCTACCTGCTGCTTTAA
- the fadD11 gene encoding fatty acid--CoA ligase FadD11 has product MTTPRDPATLCEAFQRNAAIEPDAVVLRTPGATQTMTWRECAEQVRKVAAGLAGLGIRRGDAVSLMMANRIEFYPLEIGAQHLGATSFSVYNTLPAEQLTYLFGNADTKVAICEEQYVDRIRASGVPIEHIVCIDGAPPGTLSVEQLYAAADDDFDFESTWRAVQPDDIVTLVYTSGTTGNPKGVEMTHANLLFESQALNSVLPSKFGDRVTSYLPTAHMADRVMGLYALEVFGAQVTVVDDPRAIAAALPDVRPTVWAAVPRVWEKLKAGIEFTVANEADEAKRQALRWAMAVAARRADALLDGGRVPDELAAEWARADELVLSKLRERLGFGELRWAVSGAAPIPRETLAFFAGIGIPIAEVWGMSELSCVAAVSHPRDARLGSVGKLLPGLQGRIADDGEFLVRGPLVMRGYRKEPAKTAEAIDAEGWLHTGDILEADAEGYLRVVDRKKELIINAAGKNMSPANIENAILAACPMVGVMITIGDGRPYNTALMVFDADSVGPYAAQCGLPDASPAALAADPEVVAQIARGVAAGNEKLSRVEQIKRFRILPTLWEPGGDEITLTMKLKRKPIMAKYADEIEQLYAPEPHPDVHEPAEAATVQPA; this is encoded by the coding sequence ATGACGACACCCCGGGATCCGGCCACCTTGTGCGAGGCGTTTCAGCGCAACGCCGCGATCGAGCCCGACGCCGTCGTGTTGCGCACGCCCGGCGCAACCCAGACAATGACCTGGCGCGAGTGCGCCGAACAGGTGCGCAAGGTCGCGGCCGGCCTGGCGGGGTTGGGGATCCGGCGCGGTGACGCCGTGTCGCTGATGATGGCCAACCGGATCGAGTTCTATCCGCTCGAAATCGGTGCGCAACACCTTGGCGCGACGTCGTTTTCGGTCTACAACACGCTGCCGGCCGAGCAGCTGACGTATCTGTTCGGCAACGCGGACACCAAGGTCGCGATCTGCGAGGAGCAGTACGTAGACCGCATCCGTGCCAGCGGGGTCCCGATCGAGCACATCGTCTGCATCGACGGCGCACCGCCGGGCACCCTGTCGGTGGAGCAGCTCTACGCGGCGGCCGACGACGACTTCGACTTCGAATCGACCTGGCGTGCCGTACAACCCGACGACATCGTCACGCTCGTCTACACCTCGGGTACCACCGGAAACCCCAAGGGCGTGGAGATGACGCACGCCAACCTGCTGTTCGAGTCCCAGGCCCTCAACAGCGTGCTTCCCTCGAAGTTCGGCGACCGGGTCACCTCGTATCTGCCGACGGCGCACATGGCCGACCGGGTGATGGGGCTCTACGCGCTGGAGGTGTTCGGCGCGCAGGTCACCGTCGTCGACGATCCGCGGGCCATCGCCGCCGCGCTGCCCGACGTGCGGCCCACGGTGTGGGCCGCGGTGCCGCGGGTCTGGGAAAAGCTCAAGGCGGGAATCGAATTCACCGTCGCCAACGAGGCCGACGAGGCCAAGCGCCAGGCGCTGCGGTGGGCGATGGCGGTGGCCGCCAGGCGCGCCGACGCCCTGCTGGACGGTGGCCGGGTGCCGGACGAGCTGGCCGCCGAATGGGCCCGGGCCGACGAGCTGGTGCTGTCCAAGCTGCGCGAGCGGCTCGGGTTCGGCGAACTGCGCTGGGCGGTCTCGGGCGCGGCGCCGATCCCCAGGGAGACGCTGGCCTTCTTCGCCGGCATCGGCATTCCGATCGCCGAGGTGTGGGGCATGTCGGAACTGAGTTGCGTTGCGGCCGTGAGTCACCCGCGCGACGCCAGGCTGGGCTCGGTCGGAAAGCTGCTGCCCGGGCTGCAGGGCAGGATCGCCGACGACGGCGAGTTCCTGGTGCGTGGTCCGCTGGTGATGAGGGGCTACCGCAAGGAGCCGGCGAAGACCGCCGAGGCGATCGACGCCGAAGGCTGGCTGCACACCGGCGACATCCTCGAGGCGGATGCCGAAGGCTACCTGCGCGTGGTCGACCGCAAGAAGGAACTGATCATCAACGCGGCCGGAAAGAACATGTCGCCGGCCAACATCGAGAATGCCATCCTGGCCGCGTGCCCCATGGTCGGGGTGATGATCACCATCGGCGACGGACGGCCGTACAACACCGCGCTGATGGTCTTCGACGCCGACTCGGTCGGCCCGTACGCGGCCCAGTGCGGCCTGCCCGATGCCTCGCCGGCCGCGCTGGCGGCCGACCCGGAGGTCGTCGCGCAGATCGCGCGCGGGGTGGCCGCGGGCAACGAGAAGCTGTCCCGGGTCGAACAGATCAAACGGTTCCGCATCCTGCCCACCTTGTGGGAGCCCGGCGGAGACGAGATCACGCTGACGATGAAGCTCAAGCGCAAGCCGATCATGGCGAAGTACGCCGACGAGATCGAGCAGCTCTATGCGCCCGAACCGCATCCGGACGTGCACGAGCCCGCCGAGGCCGCCACGGTGCAGCCCGCATGA